The Daphnia magna isolate NIES linkage group LG6, ASM2063170v1.1, whole genome shotgun sequence genome segment TAACAATGACAGACCCTTCACAGATTATCAATGTCGGCACAAGCGCGTGACTACATACCAAGGATATCCGGTTCGAGAAATTGATTAAAAGGATTTTTAAACAGTTGGATAATTGCAAAGGGGAAGCATACACCCATGACTGCTATCAGATTTTTAGGTTATCTACGAATGATTTTGCGAAGAATTAAACGGTGATCGAGCAGATTCAATACAATTAAGTAATCTTCAGTTTTCCGTTTAACGGCAGTTGTAACGCAGGCGATAGGCTAAACTGAGTAACTGACTGCAATTTGCTGTTTATTGGTTGGATTGGatcaaaattttctataaaaaataCGGATACCTGACACAATCACTGACTGATTATCGTATAGCAGGACGCATTTCACTGGAAGAACACGTCGTGTCTGTGCAACTGTTGAAGTGAGTGGATCGCTGCTGACTATTGTAATCTATAAACAAAGAAAGTATAATCAGTTTTAGTGTGGCGAAAAAAACAatggaataaaataaaaagtgatgGCTATATACAATTAACTCTGAGATTTGTATCTTAAATACACTGCGAGCTTATCGCTCAATCAGTTGCCTAATCTTACTTTCGCTGGTTGTTTTCTGATCCACACTTTAGTTGTTTGTCGGGTAATAACAATGTCATCGTTTAGCTTGATAAATCACCATTGTTTATGTACATTTTTCGCGTCATTTAATAGAAGCCTAATCATTTTCGGTCCACAAGATATCGCGGCACTATTGTGGCGTTAAGTTTTTTTGTACCCCTTCATTTTACGATCCCATCCCAACCAAATGCCGCACACGGAATTTCTCTGATGAGCCGCGTCACCTATATTACCTTCCTCTTCTCGttcgaatttttctttcttctttacaaATGAACATTAGACTTTAACCTCCTCGTACGCACAATTCTCAGAACACAAAAGGCAAGGTCACATTTGTTTGTTAACAGGGTAAATGAACTTTTACCTAAACGTATGATTGTTGACAAGCACACAAGCAAAAGTATATAGTTAATTTCAGAGATGACATTGTAACAAAAAAGGGAGATTGTTGTCAACGAGAAATGTTACGGTTTATCAAAACCCATTTATCGCAAACCACTGATAGGTCCATATCTTGCAGTCCTTCATTTTAGGATTTTTATCATCCATCTAATTCTTGAGGTACCATGCGAGAAAAGCCGTGTTTTAGTCGAGTTAACTCGATCTATGGTTTTCAACGTTTCTCTATCCCttccaaatattttgttgGAAACAGTTGGAAAAGAATGGACCAGCACTTTATTCTGTTCTTAGTAGGCTTGTTGTGGGTGTTGATTACAACTACTATTGTGCCAGTTAATTCAGAGGAATGGACAATGGATATAGAATATTTGAACGACACAATATCGAATACAACTACAGAACCTACTACATCTACATTTACGACTGAAACTCCATTTTCGACCATTCCTGGTTTTAATATTGATTTCGAAAATGGTACAATAGCCCCATGGGTGGAGGCGTCGCGGAGAAGTGCAAAATGGAAAATTGAGAACACAAACTCACCTTGGGAATCGGACAATGCTGCTCCTACACCTTTGAATGGCTCAAGTTATCTCCGCGTCGATCGTGGTGCCTCCTTATCATTCGGTGTAGCCATTTTACGCAGCCCAGTAATTATAGCCACACCTGGTGTGAGATCTGTCATCCTTTCCTTCTCGTTCTGGATACGCTCCAAATGGTCACAATACACAAACCTTGAGGTGATCAACGT includes the following:
- the LOC123473870 gene encoding uncharacterized protein LOC123473870, which translates into the protein MREKPCFSRVNSIYGFQRFSIPSKYFVGNSWKRMDQHFILFLVGLLWVLITTTIVPVNSEEWTMDIEYLNDTISNTTTEPTTSTFTTETPFSTIPGFNIDFENGTIAPWVEASRRSAKWKIENTNSPWESDNAAPTPLNGSSYLRVDRGASLSFGVAILRSPVIIATPGVRSVILSFSFWIRSKWSQYTNLEVYMAADGKEDLFGSLHEYADINNRDWQTLSIPLILTTIGGDIEIQVVFYAYCGTNVEDAVAIDDISLTITGETTTTTDRTPTFTPGETTTVRSTTSPMTTSTGAPTTTPTTEEPTTTTEPTT